The following proteins come from a genomic window of Vallitaleaceae bacterium 9-2:
- the metG gene encoding methionine--tRNA ligase, which produces MAKKPYYITTAIAYTSRTPHIGNTYEAVITDSIARFKRLLGYDVFFQTGTDEHGQKIQLQAQEENITPKQHVDKIAGEVKEIWDLMNTSYDKFIRTTDDEHVKTVQKIFKKLYDQGDIYKGSYEGLYCTPCESFFTESQLVDGKCPDCGREVEKTSEEAYFLKLSKYADRLMDHINQHPEFIQPESRKNEMVNNFLKPGLQDLCVSRTSFNWGVPVTFDEGHVIYVWIDALSNYITGLGYDPEGNHGDLFNKYWPADVHIIGKDILRFHTIYWPIMLMALEVELPKQVFGHPWLMIGMDKMSKSRGNVIYAKDLVEFFGVDAVRYYLLHEMPFGQDGTLTYELLVQRINSDLANILGNLVNRTVAMVNKYFDGVIQAPDTKEAIDDSLRTLALATPGKVLDKMDDLRVADAMDAIWTLLRRSNKYIDETTPWILAKDEALMPRLGTVLYNLLESIRMSAVMLQPFMPETAEKIFEQLNTQVTDWDSLGNFDGIHAGDKVGEGVALFARLDEKKTLDMIEEKMQAKQPKKVVEEPKQPQEVEEVPEITIDDFAKVQFAVGEILECKKHPKADRLLVSKVQLGEEIRQIVSGIANSYTPEELVGKQVVVVKNLKPVKLRGELSEGMILAASKEDGKVSLVTVDKAVNSGAEVR; this is translated from the coding sequence ATGGCTAAAAAACCATATTATATTACGACAGCCATCGCATATACATCGCGAACACCACATATTGGAAATACCTATGAAGCAGTTATTACAGATAGTATCGCACGTTTTAAGCGCTTGTTGGGATATGATGTTTTTTTTCAAACAGGAACGGATGAGCATGGGCAAAAAATTCAGCTTCAGGCACAAGAAGAGAACATTACACCTAAACAACATGTAGACAAAATCGCAGGTGAAGTTAAGGAAATCTGGGATTTAATGAATACAAGCTATGATAAATTTATTCGAACAACGGATGATGAACATGTAAAAACGGTTCAAAAGATTTTTAAAAAATTATATGATCAAGGTGATATCTATAAAGGAAGCTATGAAGGGCTTTATTGTACACCCTGTGAATCCTTTTTTACTGAAAGCCAGCTTGTCGATGGAAAATGTCCGGATTGTGGTCGAGAAGTGGAAAAAACCAGTGAAGAAGCCTATTTTCTTAAATTGAGTAAATATGCGGATCGATTAATGGATCACATCAATCAACATCCTGAGTTTATTCAACCAGAATCACGTAAAAATGAAATGGTAAACAACTTCCTAAAGCCTGGATTACAAGACTTATGTGTGTCACGAACGAGCTTTAATTGGGGTGTTCCGGTAACGTTTGATGAAGGACATGTTATCTATGTATGGATTGATGCCTTATCAAACTATATTACAGGGCTTGGCTATGACCCAGAGGGTAATCATGGTGACTTATTTAATAAGTACTGGCCGGCGGATGTCCATATTATAGGTAAGGACATTTTACGATTCCATACTATTTATTGGCCGATTATGTTGATGGCCCTTGAGGTTGAATTACCTAAGCAAGTGTTTGGCCATCCATGGCTAATGATTGGCATGGATAAGATGAGTAAATCCCGTGGAAATGTTATCTATGCCAAAGATCTCGTAGAATTTTTTGGTGTTGATGCGGTTCGATATTATTTATTACATGAGATGCCTTTTGGTCAAGACGGTACATTAACCTATGAATTGTTGGTTCAACGTATTAATTCTGATTTGGCAAATATATTAGGTAACTTAGTTAATCGTACAGTAGCTATGGTAAATAAGTATTTTGATGGTGTGATTCAAGCGCCGGATACGAAAGAAGCGATTGATGATTCCTTACGGACATTAGCTTTGGCTACACCAGGGAAAGTGTTGGATAAAATGGATGATCTTCGTGTTGCTGACGCCATGGATGCGATATGGACATTGCTTCGTCGTTCCAACAAATATATTGATGAGACAACACCATGGATTTTGGCTAAGGATGAAGCATTAATGCCACGTCTTGGAACCGTATTATATAACTTGCTTGAATCCATTCGTATGTCTGCAGTTATGTTGCAGCCATTTATGCCAGAGACTGCAGAAAAAATCTTTGAACAACTCAATACGCAAGTGACGGATTGGGATTCTCTTGGCAACTTTGATGGTATTCATGCCGGGGATAAAGTTGGAGAAGGTGTTGCCTTATTTGCACGTCTTGATGAGAAAAAAACATTAGACATGATTGAAGAAAAAATGCAGGCAAAGCAACCCAAAAAAGTCGTTGAAGAACCTAAACAACCTCAAGAAGTTGAAGAGGTTCCAGAGATTACTATTGATGATTTTGCAAAGGTACAGTTTGCAGTAGGAGAAATCCTTGAATGTAAAAAACATCCGAAGGCAGATCGACTCCTTGTCTCAAAAGTTCAATTAGGCGAGGAAATACGCCAAATCGTCTCTGGGATTGCAAATTCATATACGCCAGAAGAACTTGTTGGTAAGCAAGTGGTTGTAGTGAAGAACTTAAAGCCGGTAAAACTTCGAGGTGAGTTGTCAGAAGGAATGATTTTAGCTGCATCAAAAGAAGATGGAAAAGTAAGTCTTGTAACTGTGGACAAGGCCGTTAATAGTGGAGCAGAAGTTCGATAG
- a CDS encoding DUF3881 family protein, which produces MMLYIKALGFSEYDTREKAEKLVQQVIDKPTTRYISNYKEDAIKVEYYKSYGKDFGLVVRGEMDDKEELVIHTVIPYAKGRNLMDTHEIDVSANDDTMSYSGFCEENKSGTPVSFYLQNLIDYIEIQDDEHVYIDGVRLSLFAVEGTVILPIEKDEDDEDMELAEQLIREELLNQAREGDEDAMDALEEEALEATRILRERLKNEDLLTILEGFFIPLGDTEDVYSVLGTIIDAKKLINRVTKEEVWRIRMRCMNIVVDTYINSEDLIGKPMRGMRFKGTCWVHGQIDFELHDDFENHNEDNDATN; this is translated from the coding sequence ATGATGCTCTATATCAAAGCGCTTGGATTTAGTGAATATGATACAAGAGAAAAAGCGGAAAAACTTGTACAACAAGTAATAGACAAACCCACAACGCGTTATATTTCAAACTATAAAGAAGATGCAATAAAAGTCGAATACTATAAATCCTATGGCAAAGATTTTGGTCTTGTGGTGCGTGGAGAGATGGATGATAAAGAGGAACTGGTAATTCATACCGTCATCCCTTATGCAAAAGGGCGCAACCTGATGGATACCCATGAGATTGATGTTTCAGCCAATGATGATACGATGAGTTATAGTGGATTTTGTGAAGAGAACAAATCAGGTACGCCGGTATCTTTTTATTTGCAAAACCTGATTGATTATATTGAAATTCAAGATGATGAACATGTATATATTGATGGGGTTCGCTTATCTTTATTTGCGGTGGAAGGCACGGTGATTCTTCCTATCGAAAAAGATGAAGACGATGAAGATATGGAACTTGCGGAGCAGTTGATTCGAGAAGAGTTACTTAATCAAGCGCGTGAAGGGGATGAAGATGCTATGGATGCCCTTGAAGAAGAAGCGCTAGAAGCAACACGCATTTTACGGGAGCGACTTAAAAATGAAGACCTCTTGACAATTTTGGAAGGTTTTTTCATCCCATTAGGAGATACAGAAGACGTATATTCAGTGCTTGGCACGATTATTGACGCAAAAAAACTGATCAACCGAGTTACTAAGGAAGAAGTTTGGCGAATACGTATGCGATGTATGAACATTGTTGTGGATACGTACATTAATTCAGAGGACCTTATTGGCAAACCCATGCGCGGCATGCGCTTTAAAGGAACCTGTTGGGTACATGGTCAGATTGACTTTGAATTGCATGATGATTTTGAAAACCATAACGAAGATAATGATGCGACAAACTAG
- a CDS encoding TatD family hydrolase, with amino-acid sequence MIFESHAHYDDPQFYKDREAMFKEFPKQNIQYVINIGADMRSSRLSIELAKRYPFLYATVGVHPHDVGEMKEEDLERLIHLATYEKVVAIGEIGLDYYYDSAPKSVQKLWFREQLKLANELDLPVVIHSREASQDTFDLLMEADLKSARNPKRPKGVIHCYSGHAQMAMDYIKAGYMIGVGGVITFKNGKKLREVVEAIPMESIVVETDAPYLAPEPYRGKRNDSRYLKYIIEEIGKIKGISPEDVEDITYQNGKRLFFD; translated from the coding sequence ATGATTTTTGAAAGTCATGCACATTATGATGATCCACAATTTTATAAAGATAGAGAAGCAATGTTTAAAGAGTTTCCAAAACAAAATATTCAATATGTAATCAATATCGGGGCGGACATGCGTTCGTCCAGATTATCCATTGAACTTGCCAAACGTTATCCTTTTTTGTATGCAACGGTGGGGGTACATCCTCATGATGTTGGTGAAATGAAAGAGGAGGACTTAGAGCGTTTGATTCATTTGGCTACATATGAAAAGGTGGTTGCAATCGGAGAGATTGGCCTAGACTACTACTATGATAGTGCGCCGAAAAGTGTGCAGAAGCTTTGGTTTAGAGAGCAGCTAAAGCTTGCCAATGAGCTGGATTTGCCAGTGGTTATACATAGTCGAGAGGCATCGCAAGATACGTTTGATCTTCTCATGGAAGCCGATTTAAAAAGTGCACGTAATCCTAAGCGCCCCAAAGGCGTTATTCACTGTTATTCAGGGCATGCTCAAATGGCGATGGATTATATAAAAGCTGGATATATGATTGGGGTTGGCGGTGTAATTACGTTTAAAAACGGTAAAAAATTACGTGAAGTGGTTGAAGCCATTCCAATGGAAAGTATTGTTGTGGAGACAGATGCGCCCTATTTGGCACCGGAACCGTATCGAGGAAAACGCAATGATTCTAGATACTTGAAATACATTATAGAAGAAATCGGAAAAATAAAAGGAATATCCCCAGAAGACGTCGAAGATATAACGTATCAAAATGGGAAGCGATTATTTTTTGATTAA